Below is a genomic region from Periplaneta americana isolate PAMFEO1 chromosome 7, P.americana_PAMFEO1_priV1, whole genome shotgun sequence.
ttaatacacaataagtaGCCTTCGTCCATTACAATCaattgaaaactttttttttcacacaaaatTTACTAGAAAGTTAATGCCTGATGAACACTGCTTCTTATACACAAAGAAAATTagtttttacttttcttcctattgaCTGTAAGACATAGTACTCACTACTAATATAATTGCAGATTCTGGTGATATGCCATACTCTTTTGTTAGCATTTCTCTGGTCTCGCTTGGCAGTTCTGGTAACAATTTTCTTAGTGAAGGAACACTTATGAGATCTTCATTCTTTTTTACAGCATTTTCATCAATTTGAAGCCGCAATGGTGGAAGATTTGGTTCTGGCATGTAACGGTAATCCTGTAAATCAATGTACACCAGTCTTGTATGTGATATGcaataatcataatgataataataataataataatagcagttatatatttttataaggaAGAGCCTGAAAATACCTGCTTTTCTTCCTTGTCCCTCATTGGGAAAGTCTGCCGGCTCTCTGTATCCCAGGCCCGAGTTTCATTGACTACAATCTGCCCTGCTTCAAGTGTCTTAATTTGACGTTCTATTTCATACTGAATAGCATGTGCCACTGCTCTAACACTTCCAATATTCTTCACCTCACTGCGAACACCCAAGGGCTCACCTTTACGATGAACCGAGACATTAGCATCCACTCTTAAAGCTCcctctgaaagtaaatatatatctAACGTTCATTACACTAAAGTTTGCAATTTTACTCTGGTATTCAAAGATATGACAGTTGCTCCGAAAGTAATGTTTCTGGGATGACATCTGTGGAGCAATACTCGTATAAAATGTGTTTATTCACCTTCCATTTTACACGAGCAAGTACCCAAACGTTGCAGAATTATCATCAACTCTTTAACTAGAGCTGCTGCTTCTTCTCCATCATCAAGGTCAGGCTCGAACACCAGCTCCATCAGAGGCACTCCTGCACGGTTCAGGTCCACCAGGCTCCTATGTGTTTGTATATACTCATATTAGCCTTGAGGAATTATGCTACAACCAAATTGgcattttcttttttcatattttatcttGGAACAATTTATTTTAGTGCCTACATGACATAATACAGTAGAACAAAGtttacacacttttttgaacaaaTCAGCTGATACAAATACATGCCATTCACCTACCGACGTAATTCCTCATCATGTAGAGATTTACCACTGTCTTGTTCCAACTGAATCTGTTTAATGTGTGACTTTTTAGTATATGGCTTGCGGTGCACACCTGGAGTAAATACGTGGAACTCGAGCTCTCCCTCTTGAGCTAGTGGAAGTCTTTGTTGCGTTATTTGATAACCAGCCTATCAACaataacagtaaaatatttaaatttttttaaaactaaaattaaaggagagttttggaataatattctggggaatttccacagatagtaacagttaCTCCTAacacaaaaagagtaattagaataatagtggcTACCACATCTAGGGAAtcgtaggactatttaaaaaaaaactactaataatgtccatggcttgtcagtatattttttcattaataatcttcctcgtatgtaatcatgaaaactttgtaattaattcaacagttcatagcatacatACAcatcaaaaaattactttcatactccaccagcaagtctattgtgctatcaaaaaggaatgcgttatatggcagtaaaaaattttaatagcctccctatggatataaaaaatcaaactcaaaacataaggttattatttagggcaaaattaaagaagtactggTACCTGAtttttcacgccttctattctgtatgatattgtgacagcgacgtgagattcgaactcacgaccagcgtcccgcaagaaagcagatcgcacaggctccacggaacattgagtgacgtcgcgcggtggagagaagagagagggtgtattacgtcacgcgacgagtttgcgcgcgcatctggtgctggtagagaggagagggctctggatttctctggagtgccatctctagagacgcgtggaaccttcgaggctacgtcgctgtggttataaattacggacgcgaaggaacgacagcagttttcagttgattagtgagccagtcagtgagaaagccagagcaagcaagccagtcttgtgtaccggagttcgactcgagtgtgcgttcgcaactgcgtcagcatctgaaggcctgagttcgagtgcagtggaccgcagttggagggacctgagttcgagtacagtgaactgtctctgaaggtctgtggttcgagatactgtgaactcgagtgactgagatagaagaactgtgaactgagaactggtagttctgatttgtaaatagtgctttgtaaatattagttaagattaacagttcattgttgtgcgtaatagtccaagtaaactgtcattgtcatcggtggagtgctataacgaatactttgttgagtgaagatccaattgttgacgagagcttttaaggtgaattgtagaaaggaattattgttgtgacgaataaattacattgttgtaactaataaaactcacaatattcatgaatatttctgtattgtATTTAGTATCAATACTAAAACTTTGTATCGTACTaattagactatattgtaaaattcttctgtatatatttcgactagactgtgactataattaagactttatagtactattaagattcttccccccccccatgtgacatgttccatattctagttgtgaagcaatgtacgaataccatggaatgtaaataaatacaatacaataagaaaatCCTGTCCCTGATTGAGAAGACTGCAGGTAAAATTAAGGCCTGCTGTTTCTCACTCCATCAGCATCAGTTCCCAGCTGTACAGACAGGTGTCCTTCTTGACTAATATTTCAACTGATACTGCAGATGCCTCTGCAGAATGTCTCGTGAGACTTCTGGGGCTGGAAAAGTCTTTGGGAAAAATGATTCATCAAGAAAGATAGATTAGTgagggaagagaaaaaaaaattaaatacacagtCTAATGATAATTAACACAGATTAAGCTCAGTCAtctcacttcttttttttttattttatttattttattgggttattttacgacgctttatcaacatctaggttatttagcgtctgaatgaaatgaaggtgataatgccggtgaaatgagtccggggtccagcaccgaaagttacccagcatttgctcgtattgggttgagggaaaaccccggaaaaaacctcaaccaggtaacttgccctaaccgggattcgaacccgggccacctggtttcgcggccagacgcgctgaccgttactccacaggtgtggactctttttAATTACTTGGGGCCGAAACATACAAACATAAACATTAAAAAGACATTTTATCATCATGTAACATACACAAGGAGATGTGTTGTAATctatcacgattttgctatagaCCAAGAATTTACTGCAATTACTTACAGGAAGATCTGCGTAGAAATAATGTTTCCTATCAAATAAGGAAATAGGATTTACTCTGCATGAAAGTGCTAAGGCAGTGAAAACACCAGCTTCCACACACCTGCGATTTAACACCTGAAAAATCAGCAATCAAGTATTATAAAATTAGAGATAATGTTCacagataaaagttcactaaCATGTGCATAAACTAACAGTGCATTAagcatacaaagaaataatttattacagttgtaacttatgaacacttttgtaaaattaaattaaaattaatataatcagttaaaaaccaaacatgtttcggaggaatgctcctccatcttcagtggcaataccacgacgctggtacaggaGACTGACCTAGACGCATGTCGTGGTACTGGTTGaccaaattttcttcttcactagCCACCATAATTGAATTTACACGAGTAAGGTCAAATTCAATGCTCACCAGATATGGTGGGTACTGGGGAAATAAAATACCTAGGGTGGACCAAAATCAGCACTGCTGCCTTGCAGTTAGTAGTTGGCTCTACAAAGGCTAGGGGAAGAAAACCCTGATGACAAACTACCTggccctccaggttgggggttgatCATAGGGCCGACTACCCTATATcggaaaacaaaaattattgagAATCCTCATGAAAGTAGAAGCCGGATGGATAAATGGAAACGACCTAGGCATAGAAATGGACTGATGCAAATGGCTACATGGAATGTAAGAAGTTTACTCCAGCCAGGAGCAAGTAGAGATCTGGAACAAGTATTAGTTAAATATAAAGTGGatatactgtcttcgcgctacgagttggcgctgggagtagataggcgggacgggggaactttacgctacgctctgacctgaaaacttcgtccacttacttggctacaagggaacggagtcagacataaaaaattctgcatcttcggtgctgtcgctatgcttatcattatcacatttttttcaaaatttctggagtatgatctgtccatgataatcgtctgtttatgttccagccgtgtatattaattcgaatctctcaacaaagccattagccccaccgcccccatacTGATGAATAACAATGAGtcttctggacacatttacggtagtcaaaactcctgtaacatttttatcgtgccagaacttgggaaacgttaaattggtaggcctatctatacgcatttcgtccagatacaaaatcggtttttccactttcctaagctttcttatttgctgtagatatcttcacgtattctaatttacagtgttttcctcaattttttttgctgcacacttcttccacctgaaatcctttttcttcagtattgcacttctaataatattcctttcttcgctatagattgtcaatccttgtttcctctttgttgacatatttacaataaacaaaaaactgctataaacctaaataacagtatacaataacataaattctattaactatattattatcaacactattaacacgaaaagcaaaggataactaaagcaatacaagatttgcggtatactgaaaacaattgtcttgttgaaactaataaaacactacagtaaaaaccccactattattttcacgaagtcgcaaagattcatagacacgtgcagtagatgtttgtgaaacaggaatattgcagtgaacagcgcggtgcgcatgcgcgactgtttcccctctgCCCCGTCTatgtacttcagccgccttctcctggcgtgacaacagtacttGCACTTCAAGAAATAAGGTGGAGAACTATGGAAGTGGTTAAATTAAAGGAATATGCAGTATTTAATAGTGGTAGTAAGGAAAATAGGAGAGGTACAGGTTTTATGATCAGAAATAGAATAAAAAGCTCTGTTAATAGATTATAGACCGGTTAACGACAGGATATGTTTGCTGAGAATGAAAGGTAAATTCTTCAATATATCTCTAATTAGTGTACATGCCCCAATTGAAGATGctactgaagaagaaaaagatatttTCTATGGAGAACTTGAAAGAACCTATGATCAGATACAAAAACATGACGTGAAAATGGTGCTAGGAGACTTCAATGCGAAAATTGGTAAAGAGAACTCACTACGACCAGTAATAggaaaatatagtaaacataacatgACAACAGAAAATGGGATGAGATTGGTAGATTTTGCAGCCGCAAGAAGTATGGTAATAAGCAGCACTTGCTTTGATCATAGAGAAATACATAAGGAAACTTGGATATCCCCAGATGGAAATACTAGAAATCAGATCGACCACATAATTATGGACAAGAGACACGCAACGGACATAATTGATGTTAGGAGCTACAGAGGAGCATAGTGCGGATCCGATCATTTTTTAGTAAGAGTAGCTTACCAACAGAAGTTAATGTCAAGAACAAATCACATAAAGGATAAAATTAATCCATATAACATGGGAAAGTTAGAGGAAGAaggaattgaatcggtcattgcaaaaaggtcatgagtcaacttttttacgaaaatgagttatcCAATGAACATTGTGATGTAGGGGTAGCCCGACCAGTCTATGTAAGAAGATCATGAATAAACTTTCAAACAGTGCTGAAATCGAAGCTTGA
It encodes:
- the GatB gene encoding glutamyl-tRNA(Gln) amidotransferase subunit B, mitochondrial, with translation MITLLTFFVRLRPYRVCSNKNNYVCNDTNHFIGYINCTAQQIHKYTTGKNTKHKNNSEWKAVVGLEIHAQISTKSKLFSGAGTEFGAPVNTNVSLFDAAIPGTLPVLNRRCVEAGVFTALALSCRVNPISLFDRKHYFYADLPAGYQITQQRLPLAQEGELEFHVFTPGVHRKPYTKKSHIKQIQLEQDSGKSLHDEELRRSLVDLNRAGVPLMELVFEPDLDDGEEAAALVKELMIILQRLGTCSCKMEEGALRVDANVSVHRKGEPLGVRSEVKNIGSVRAVAHAIQYEIERQIKTLEAGQIVVNETRAWDTESRQTFPMRDKEEKQDYRYMPEPNLPPLRLQIDENAVKKNEDLISVPSLRKLLPELPSETREMLTKEYGISPESAIILVKEDVLLQHFYSIMKSKRTRDPKVTTNILIMELLTVLNKNKLSLESSTLSSDALGEIVDLLHSNKINLVTARKLLQEVVSGNPHSPAEVMEMQGWAQITDLIEIERICAEVVEKNPKLVQQYHAGKTKVFNSLVGQVAKVTENRANMAAVVDVLKDKLSKM